The following coding sequences are from one Plasmodium knowlesi strain H genome assembly, chromosome: 9 window:
- a CDS encoding nucleolar protein 56, putative: MTELYILFECSAGYFLLRVKEWEQIGNENLEKKIQKADLFHEVVQLCSFISFETAERALDNLIHINEGKATDFLLTFLEQNLPTNKSEYELGVADINLGKYLSNIGFNVVHNNNILELLRACRQFYLKKIGTYVDNSGDIDIKHFNIGLGHSYSRSKLKLDPRKQDKSIINSIGTIESLDKNINLFSMRVIEWYSWHFPELKKIVTDVCMYCKLVNLIKIKEEFNFDDETERGKITEITNDEQVTEKIVRVANLSIGQELTQEDLNNIINFSNEVINLFNTRNVLWEYLDKKLNIVSPNLKELLGNTLSARLISHAGSLVNLAKCPSSSIQIFGSEKALFNSLKGNKKTPKFGILYNSSYISKTPLPMKGRMSRYLSCKSAMAARIDSFSDHPTNSYGVIFKKQLEHKILHMVKGVKLSKNIDYMNEAEQIYNREIGAVPEGEEDDDQEGKKKKKKKKKKKKNKKNKEGEGEEDQDAAEEDQPAVEEDQPAVEEDQDAVEEDQDAVEEDQDAAEEDQDAAEEDQPVAEEDQPAVEDDQPAVEEDQSDTDSDSD; encoded by the coding sequence ATGACGGAGCTGTACATCCTGTTCGAGTGCTCCGCGGGGTACTTCCTGCTGAGGGTAAAGGAATGGGAGCAAATAGGAAACGaaaatttggagaaaaaaatacaaaaagcaGATTTATTTCACGAGGTTGTACAGTTATGTTCGTTTATATCCTTCGAAACAGCTGAAAGGGCACTAGATAATTTAATCCATATTAATGAAGGTAAGGCCACAGATTTCCTCTTAACCTTTTTAGAGCAAAATCTGCCCACTAATAAAAGTGAGTATGAATTGGGGGTCGCAGATATCAACCTCGGAAAATACCTTTCAAATATCGGCTTCAATGTAGTTCATAATAATAACATATTGGAGTTGTTAAGGGCATGCAGACAATTTTACCTTAAGAAAATTGGTACCTATGTAGACAACAGTGGTGATATAGATATAAAACATTTCAATATTGGCTTGGGACATAGCTACTCCAGGTCCAAGCTGAAGCTCGACCCAAGGAAGCAAGATAAATCAATAATTAACAGTATTGGAACCATTGAATCGTTAGACAAGAACATTAACCTTTTTAGCATGAGGGTAATCGAGTGGTACAGTTGGCATTTCCCagaattgaagaaaatagtTACGGATGTGTGCATGTATTGTAAGTTGGTGAacttaataaaaattaaagaagaatTCAACTTCGATGACGAAacggaaagaggaaaaatcacCGAAATTACCAACGATGAACAGGTGACTGAGAAAATTGTAAGGGTAGCTAACCTTTCCATTGGACAAGAATTAACACAGGAAGATCTAAACAATatcattaatttttccaacgAAGTTATTAACTTATTTAATACTAGGAACGTGTTATGGGAGTACCTAGATAAAAAGTTAAATATCGTTTCTCCAAACTTGAAGGAACTGTTAGGTAACACATTAAGTGCTCGGTTGATTAGCCATGCGGGATCTCTTGTCAATTTAGCCAAATGCCCTTCCAGCAGTATTCAGATTTTCGGATCAGAGAAAGCCCTGTTCAACTCTCTTAAGGGGAATAAGAAGACGCCTAAATTTGGCATCCTTTACAATTCTTCTTACATTTCAAAAACGCCTCTCCCCATGAAGGGACGAATGTCTAGGTACCTCTCCTGCAAGAGTGCCATGGCGGCCAGAATCGACTCCTTTTCGGACCACCCCACCAACTCATACGGAGTAATATTTAAGAAGCAGCTGGAGCACAAAATCCTCCACATGGTCAAGGGGGTGAAGCTCTCCAAAAATATCGACTACATGAACGAGGCCGAACAGATTTACAATCGAGAGATCGGCGCCGTCCCGGAGGGGGAAGAGGACGACGACCAGGAGggcaagaagaagaaaaagaagaaaaaaaagaaaaaaaaaaacaagaagaataaggagggggaaggcgAGGAAGATCAAGACGCAGCTGAGGAAGACCAACCCGCGGTCGAGGAGGACCAACCCGCGGTTGAGGAGGACCAAGACGCAGTTGAGGAGGACCAAGACGCAGTTGAGGAGGACCAAGACGCAGCTGAGGAAGACCAAGACGCAGCTGAGGAAGACCAACCCGTAGCTGAGGAAGACCAACCCGCAGTTGAGGATGACCAACCCGCGGTCGAGGAAGACCAAAGCGACACCGACTCAGACAGCGACTGA
- a CDS encoding histone acetyltransferase MYST, putative, whose product MGGSRNGSSQVNKGGGGGSSRSSKGGGSKSKEGTDKCTLVRVPTVEEDTTARNDEVAAGVAGSGKVTGSGPVTGAVVPTTTAPSNNMEGTPPADTPPMNNCPTDTPPIGATTGGSKAAKGGNKTNAKGSSSSRNREKGSANVTNNSANSGGSKAVKGGNSKARNTGKSLSSLSKFNDSYALIFPNALPVKQVMWGLDPLNKVWRYCSIVYARPKNRNFNELNFIFPLNLSKNEIMSKLSTEMNTSGTEMNEWDYDYYVHWEKFDRRLDCWLAYKNLRVLEEEPDDGLPCIRQIDNEESDHDDHHAGIDKEYLREHEENTKLKTINQIKFGKYLIDTWYFSPYPKEYQNIEILYICEFCLSFFKENEELLRHTEKCEIRHPPGNEIYRCENISIFEIDGSYFRIYCENLCFLSKLFLDHKTLKHRVNLFLFYVITEFDKYGYHITGYFSKEKYSKNNVSCILTLPQHQKKGYGKFLINFSYFLSQTEKRTGTPERPLSDLGVASYMAYWYETLLKVLVNYEQLSIQELSEITSIETNDIISCLEEKDIFKTVANGGESVYYIKPQQLEFVLSKVGKKNYDLCRSKLHWVSYDYYLAMYE is encoded by the coding sequence ATGGGGGGAAGTAGAAATGGCAGTTCACAAGTTAATAAGGGGGGAGGTGGGGGCTCGAGTAGAAGctccaagggggggggtagcaAGTCGAAGGAGGGAACAGACAAGTGCACCTTGGTGAGAGTGCCCACTGTCGAGGAGGATACTACAGCAAGGAATGATGAGGTCGCGGCTGGCGTGGCTGGTTCAGGGAAGGTAACTGGAAGCGGTCCTGTAACAGGTGCCGTGGTGCCTACTACCACTGCTCCTTCAAACAACATGGAGGGTACTCCCCCAGCGGATACCCCCCCGATGAATAACTGTCCGACGGATACCCCGCCGATTGGTGCTACAACTGGGGGTAGCAAAGCGGCCAAGGGGGGAAACAAGACAAACGCAAAGGGGTCGAGCAGCTCCAGGAATAGGGAGAAGGGTTCAGCTAACGTGACGAACAACTCTGCTAATTCCGGTGGTAGTAAAGCAGTGAAAGGGGGTAACAGCAAAGCGCGGAACACGGGGAAATCTCTAAGTTCGTTATCCAAGTTTAATGATTCCTACGCGTTGATATTTCCAAACGCATTGCCTGTGAAGCAAGTGATGTGGGGTCTGGATCCCCTAAATAAGGTTTGGAGATACTGTTCCATAGTGTATGCGAGACCAAAAAATAGAAACTTCAATGAACTAaactttattttccccttaaatttaagtaaaaatgaaatcaTGAGTAAGTTATCCACGGAGATGAACACAAGTGGAACggaaatgaatgaatggGATTATGATTACTATGTCCACTGGGAAAAATTCGATAGGCGTCTAGACTGTTGGCTAGCATATAAGAATCTACGTGTTCTGGAAGAAGAACCAGATGATGGATTACCATGCATAAGACAAATAGATAATGAAGAGTCAGACCATGATGATCATCATGCAGGAATTGATAAAGAGTATTTAAGAGAGCATGAAGAAAATACCAAACTAAAAACAATTAATcaaataaaatttggaaaatatttaattGACACTTGGTACTTTTCTCCCTACCCGAAGGAATACCAAAATATAGAGATACTATATATTTGTGAATTctgtttatctttttttaaagaaaatgaagaactacTTAGACAtacagaaaaatgtgaaataaGACATCCCCCTGGAAATGAAATATATCGATGTGAAAATATATCCATCTTCGAAATTGATGGAAGTTATTTTAGAATTTATTGTGAGAACTTATGTTTTCTATCCAAGCTATTCTTAGATCATAAGACTTTAAAACATCGAGTgaatttattccttttttatgttattaCGGAATTTGATAAATATGGCTACCATATTACGGGATATTTTTCTAAAGAGAAATATTCGAAGAATAATGTGTCTTGCATTTTGACGCTTCCACAACATCAAAAGAAAGGTTAtgggaaatttttaataaactTTAGCTACTTCTTATCCCAAACGGAAAAACGCACTGGTACTCCTGAGAGACCTCTATCTGACTTGGGGGTTGCGTCTTACATGGCTTACTGGTATGAGACACTCCTCAAGGTGTTGGTAAATTACGAGCAGTTATCCATTCAGGAGTTGTCTGAAATTACTAGTATTGAAACCAATGATATTATTTCTTGCCTTGAGGAGAAGGACATTTTTAAGACCGTGGCCAATGGGGGGGAATCTGTGTACTACATAAAACCTCAGCAGTTGGAGTTTGTTCTCTCCAAGGTTGGCAAAAAGAACTACGACTTGTGCAGGAGTAAGTTACATTGGGTCTCCTATGATTATTACTTAGCCATGTACGAGTAA
- a CDS encoding myosin light chain B, putative, with amino-acid sequence MEILKGSVNKIVNTQRSPLSYDDDGKPFSSLFRKNRVSFYDDLRTEAVLLLDKGSEPINYKLINRECVLFSQGKQIRHIRKKQEFEKINDILNSIDYLDTLKEKVHDRNVEKIIEPLGICAPREGIPKGSGEEYGELTYKDKFEVMKNKYNDLKKNMDTRIHLELIKAGVFYNQDDIQNVLHMVRKYQGDLKTKKSIINVQNGIIQNVVERNKLSRNKLRLDKEKNEGLMKMCRTYYEQNKNTQMRLRKLKHAFLEYKIALESIVSCCEKIGGDKIILMDVVKSARAQTDLSIATDILNTKKIQELEMNICYCEHQINSLKDDLDTMLAKLQDEKKEKREVMNQALQYKEHLAKNNDMLIEALENFRRVMISVDEHLSRESDRSDFKKTFDNSKKKYNDFVRKAAVKNKELQKMGDKLILMNALSGQELKKHQEYLNRQINQIRKNQGGIEEEEQKGNKNNGKVGEVEKGNQEEEQDQKQTLEGKSCQGVKDIPNDIEGKQGKEKEEQTKRVDESLEGRIINQVMELLQKKENNKLTFEDCVDVIYKVNLPLTQSKLNELKAMGEVDKEDLIAFIKTFIMDEDEALQNMITFFEIWDVQKTGYMHKELILLILKQFGDKLTEDEMEYLRGEVNAFKESNISYVDLLKRWIQGTGE; translated from the exons ATGGAAATATTAAAAGGCAGTGTaaacaaaattgtgaatACACAGAGGAGTCCGCTGAGCTACGATGACGATGGAAAGCCTTTCAGTTCTCTCTTCAGGAAGAACCGTGTCTCCTTCTACGATGACCTCCGTACAGAGGCGGTGCTTTTATTG GACAAGGGAAGCGAGCCGATAAACTATAAGTT GATTAATAGAGAATGCGTCTTATTTTCCCAAGGGAAACAAATAAGgcacataagaaaaaaacag GagtttgaaaaaatcaaCGATATTTTAAACAGTATCGACTACTTGGACAccttgaaggaaaaggtgcACGACAGAaatgtggagaaaattatcGAACCCCTGGGGATATGTGCCCCAAGGGAAGGAATACCAAAAGGCAG TGGTGAGGAATATGGCGAGCTAACATACAAGGATAAATTTGAGGTGATGAAAAACAAGTATAacgatttgaagaaaaatatggacaCTAGGATCCACCTCGAGTTGATTAAG gCGGGAGTTTTTTACAACCAAGACGACATACAAAACGTGCTCCATATGGTGAGGAAATATCAGGGTGATCTCAAGACGAAAAAGAGTATTATAAACGTTCAAAATGGAATTATACAGAACGTCGTGGAGCGCAA CAAACTAAGTAGAAATAAGCTTCGTcttgataaagaaaaaaatgaggggcTCATGAAAATGTGCCGTACCTACTACGAACAGAa CAAAAACACGCAGATGAGACTCAGAAAATTGAAGCATGCATTCCTCGAGTATAAGATAGCCTTGGAAAGCATTGTCTCCTGCTGCGAGAAAATTGGT GgagacaaaataattttgatgGACGTCGTGAAGTCAGCTAGGGCGCAAACGGACCTGTCGATAGCGACCGATATATTGAACAC gaaaaaaatccaGGAGCTGGAGATGAACATATGCTATTGTGAACATCAAATAAAC AGCCTGAAGGACGATTTGGACACCATGCTAGCAAAGTTAcaagatgaaaagaaagagaaacgGGAAGTGATGAACCAAGCCTTACAATATAAGGAACACCTGGCGAAGAATAATGACATGCTTATAGAG GCACTGGAAAACTTCCGTCGTGTGATGATCAGTGTGGATGAGCATCTCTCCAGGGAGAGCGACAGAAGTGATTTCAAGAAGACCTTTGACAATAGCAAGAAAAAG TACAATGACTTCGTGCGGAAGGCTGCGGTGAAGAACAAGGAGCtccaaaaaatgggagacAAGCTTATCTTGATGAATGCCTTGAGCGGGCAGGAACTGAAAAAACACCAAGAGTACCTGAACAGGCAAATAAATCAAATTAGAAAAAACCAAGGAGGaatagaggaagaagaacagaagGGGAATAAGAATAATGGAAAAGTTGGGGAAGTAGAAAAAGGGAACCAAGAGGAAGAGCAAGACCAGAAGCAAACCCTGGAAGGGAAATCCTGTCAAGGGGTGAAAGATATACCCAATGACATAGAAGGAAAACAGGGCAAAGAGAAAGAGGAACAAACAAAACGTGTGGATGAAAGTCTAGAAGGGAGAATAATAAATCAAGTGATGGAGCtcctgcaaaaaaaagaa AACAACAAGTTAACGTTTGAAGATTGTGTGGATGTCATATACAAAGTG AATCTCCCTCTGACGCAGAGCAAGCTGAATGAACTGAAGGCAATGGGCGAAGTAGACAAAGAGGACCTGATTGCCTTCATTAAAACTTTTATAATGGACGAGGATGAAGCCTTACAGAACATGATCACCTTCTTTGAAATTTGGGACGTCCAG AAAACGGGTTACATGCACAAGGAGCTCATTTTGCTAATATTGAAGCAGTTTGGGGACAAACTCACGGAAGATGAAATGGAATATTTGCGGGG agagGTAAATGCATTCAAGGAATCTAACATTTCGTACGTTGATCTACTCAAAAG ATGGATCCAAGGAACAGGGGAGTAG
- a CDS encoding actin-related protein 2/3 complex subunit 1, putative — protein MIEYIKCECTKYLVPEEDSEPPINVSANMQNTLVAVVKNKKYVHLSKITSGKLSPCETIFLGNRHKIVALEWSSQNDLLVLTIDMKCVIYKKGKNERWETTNVSITSEELLPTCACWHPHAHSFAIGFSSGVIFICSKRENTKWKIEKLINHSGSILFLQWSYSGHILCSCSMDSSAQLVCTSGTLDKDTPDEGGTRIHPNIDEGGEDRNLKSYDVIGKIECEGHVILHSSFSPSNRRVAVIASNFENNGENQQIIICDYFKSTPNTQFVSWVGQTMQKCLFLDEDTLLVYGYEIFPIIVECMSGEWTLSKVVLPQFSIKNLSIDFFYDKKGIQDIEEQCQHMSGNEIIGEIVAHSNNILQMFLLEPRDDQKYVHFVTVSSDFNVVFWRFPYENIEQF, from the exons ATGATTGAGTATATAAAATGCGAGTGTACTAAATATCTTGTACCGGAGGAAGATTCTGAACCTCCAATAAACGTTTCAGCTAACATGCAAAACACGCTGGTGGCTgtagtgaaaaataaaaaatatgtacacttGTCCAAAATAACAAGTGGAAAGTTGTCGCCATGTGAGACGATATTCCTGGGG AACAGGCACAAAATTGTTGCCCTCGAATGGTCGAGCCAAAACGACCTCCTCGTACTGACCATTGACATGAAATGCgtcatatataaaaaaggaaaaaacgaaagatGGGAAACCACCAATGTTAGCATAACATCAGAGGAACTCCTACCTACTTGTGCCTGTTGGCATCCACATGCCCACTCCTTCGCCATTGGTTTTTCGTCCGGCGTTATATTCATTTGTTCAAAGAGGGAAAATACAAAGTGGAAAATCGAAAAGTTGATAAATCACTCTGGGAGTATTTTGTTTCTACAATGGAGCTATTCAG GGCATATACTGTGTAGTTGTTCGATGGACTCATCGGCACAGCTCGTGTGCACATCGGGCACTTTGGACAAAGACACACCAGATGAAGGAGGAACTAG GATCCACCCAAATATAGACGAAGGGGGAGAGGACAGGAACTTAAAGAGCTATGATGTTATCGGCAAG ATCGAATGCGAAGGGCACGTTATTTTGCACAGTTCCTTTTCCCCATCGAACAGAAGGGTAGCCGTAATAG CTAGCAACTTTGAAAATAACGGAGAAAACCAGCAAATAATTATTTGTGATTACTTCAAGTCTACGCCCAACACGCAGTTCGTTTCTTGGGTTGGTCAGACGATGCAGAAGTGTCTGTTTTTGGATGAGGACACGCTGTTGGTT TACGGCTACGAAATATTCCCTATCATTGTAGAATGCATGAGTGGGGAATGGACCCTATCGAAGGTGGTACTCCCGCAGTTCtcaattaaaaatttaagtaTTGATTTTTTCTATGACAAAAAAGGCATTCAAGATATAGAGGAACAGTGCCAGCACATGAGCGGGAACGAAATAATTGGAGAAATAGTTGCGCATTCGAATAACATCTTACAGATGTTCCTATTGGAACCGCGGGACGATCAAAAATACGTCCACTTTGTGACCGTATCGAGCGATTTTAATGTTGTTTTTTGGCGTTTTCCTTATGAAAACATTGAGCAGttttaa